One region of Vibrio pelagius genomic DNA includes:
- a CDS encoding Na(+)-translocating NADH-quinone reductase subunit A yields MITIKKGLDLPIAGAPSQVINDGKSITKVALLGEEYVGMRPTMHARVGDEVKKGQVLFADKKNPGVVFTSPASGKVIEVNRGAKRVLQSVVIEVAGNEQITFNNYEANQLAGLDRDTVKTQLVESGAWTALRTRPFSKVPAVDSETQAIFVTAMDTNPLAAEPELIINEQSDAFVAGLDILSTLTSGKVYVCKKGTSLPRSSQSNVEEHVFDGPHPAGLAGTHMHYLYPVNAENVAWSINYQDVIAFGKLFLTGEIYTDRVVSLAGPVVNNPRLVRTQLGASLDELTDSELMPGEVRVISGSVLTGTQATGPHAYLGRYHQQVSVLREGRDKELFGWAMPGKNKFSVTRSFLGHLFKGQLFNMTTTTNGSDRSMVPIGNYERVMPLDMEPTLLLRDLCAGDVDSAQALGALELDEEDVALCTFVCPGKYEYGQLLRECLDTIEKEG; encoded by the coding sequence ATGATTACAATAAAGAAGGGCTTGGATCTTCCTATTGCAGGAGCTCCATCCCAGGTGATTAATGATGGTAAGTCCATCACTAAAGTCGCCTTGCTTGGCGAAGAGTACGTTGGTATGCGTCCTACGATGCATGCTCGCGTTGGTGATGAAGTGAAGAAAGGCCAAGTTCTTTTTGCAGATAAAAAGAACCCAGGTGTTGTATTTACTTCTCCAGCAAGCGGTAAAGTTATTGAAGTAAACCGTGGTGCTAAGCGTGTTCTTCAATCAGTAGTGATTGAAGTAGCAGGCAATGAGCAAATCACGTTCAATAACTATGAAGCTAACCAACTAGCAGGTCTAGACCGTGATACGGTTAAGACTCAGCTTGTTGAGTCTGGCGCATGGACCGCTCTGCGTACTCGTCCGTTCAGCAAGGTTCCAGCTGTTGATTCTGAAACTCAGGCTATTTTCGTAACTGCTATGGATACGAACCCTCTAGCTGCTGAGCCAGAATTGATCATTAACGAGCAGTCTGATGCTTTCGTTGCTGGTTTAGATATTCTTTCAACTCTAACGAGCGGCAAGGTTTACGTTTGTAAGAAAGGCACAAGCCTACCTCGTTCGTCTCAGTCTAATGTTGAAGAACATGTTTTCGATGGCCCACATCCTGCAGGTCTTGCAGGTACACATATGCATTACCTATATCCGGTAAATGCAGAAAACGTAGCGTGGAGCATTAACTATCAAGACGTTATCGCGTTCGGTAAACTTTTCCTAACGGGTGAAATTTACACAGATCGCGTTGTTTCTCTGGCTGGTCCAGTCGTAAACAACCCACGTCTTGTTCGTACTCAACTTGGTGCTAGCCTTGATGAGCTTACGGACAGCGAGTTGATGCCAGGTGAAGTTCGTGTGATCTCTGGTTCAGTACTAACTGGTACTCAAGCAACAGGTCCTCATGCTTACCTTGGTCGTTACCATCAGCAAGTTTCTGTTCTACGTGAAGGTCGTGATAAAGAGCTGTTCGGCTGGGCTATGCCTGGTAAGAACAAGTTCTCTGTTACTCGTTCATTCCTTGGTCACCTGTTCAAAGGTCAGTTGTTCAACATGACAACGACAACGAACGGTAGTGATCGCTCAATGGTTCCAATTGGTAACTACGAGCGCGTAATGCCTCTAGATATGGAACCTACTCTGCTGCTTCGTGATCTATGTGCAGGCGACGTTGATAGTGCTCAAGCACTAGGTGCGCTAGAGCTAGATGAAGAAGATGTAGCATTGTGTACCTTTGTATGTCCAGGCAAGTACGAGTACGGTCAACTACTTCGTGAATGCCTAGATACGATTGAGAAGGAAGGGTAA
- a CDS encoding NADH:ubiquinone reductase (Na(+)-transporting) subunit B, with protein sequence MGLKKFLEDIEHHFEPGGKHEKWFALYEAAATVFYTPGLITKKSSHVRDSVDLKRIMIMVWFAVFPAMFWGMYNAGGQAIAALNHMYAGAELASVIDGNWHYWLTQMLGASLGADAGVGSKMLLGATYFLPIYATVFIVGGFWEVLFCMVRKHEVNEGFFVTSILFALIVPPTLPLWQAALGITFGVVVAKEIFGGTGRNFLNPALAGRAFLFFAYPAQISGDLVWTAADGFSGATALSQWAQGGGSALVNTVSGEAITWMDAFIGNIPGSIGEVSTLALMIGAAMIVYMRIASWRIIAGVMIGMIAVSTLFNVIGSDTNAMFSMPWHWHLVLGGFAFGMFFMATDPVSASFTNKGKWWYGILIGAMCVMIRVVNPAYPEGMMLAILFANLFAPLFDHVVIEKNIKRRLARYGK encoded by the coding sequence ATGGGCCTTAAAAAGTTTCTTGAAGACATCGAGCATCATTTTGAGCCAGGTGGTAAACACGAGAAGTGGTTCGCGCTTTACGAAGCAGCGGCAACTGTGTTCTACACGCCAGGTCTTATTACAAAGAAGAGCTCGCATGTTCGTGATAGCGTTGACCTAAAACGTATCATGATTATGGTTTGGTTCGCGGTATTCCCAGCTATGTTCTGGGGTATGTACAACGCGGGTGGCCAAGCTATCGCTGCACTTAACCATATGTACGCAGGCGCTGAACTAGCATCTGTAATCGATGGTAACTGGCACTACTGGCTGACTCAAATGCTTGGCGCTTCCTTGGGAGCCGATGCAGGTGTTGGCAGCAAAATGCTACTAGGTGCGACTTACTTCCTACCTATCTACGCAACGGTATTCATCGTTGGTGGTTTCTGGGAAGTTCTGTTCTGTATGGTGCGTAAGCACGAAGTTAACGAAGGTTTCTTTGTTACTTCTATCCTTTTTGCACTTATCGTTCCGCCAACACTTCCTCTATGGCAAGCGGCACTAGGTATTACCTTCGGTGTTGTTGTTGCTAAAGAGATCTTCGGTGGTACGGGTCGTAACTTCTTGAACCCTGCTCTTGCTGGCCGTGCGTTCCTATTCTTTGCATACCCTGCTCAGATTTCTGGTGACCTAGTATGGACTGCAGCGGATGGTTTCTCTGGTGCAACTGCTCTTAGCCAATGGGCTCAAGGCGGCGGTAGCGCTCTAGTGAACACGGTATCTGGTGAAGCAATCACTTGGATGGACGCGTTCATTGGTAACATCCCAGGTTCTATCGGTGAAGTATCGACTCTAGCACTGATGATCGGTGCTGCGATGATCGTATACATGCGTATAGCTTCATGGCGCATCATTGCGGGTGTAATGATCGGTATGATCGCTGTGTCTACGCTGTTCAACGTGATCGGTTCTGACACGAATGCAATGTTCAGCATGCCTTGGCACTGGCACCTAGTTCTAGGTGGCTTCGCATTCGGTATGTTCTTCATGGCAACAGACCCAGTATCAGCATCATTTACCAACAAAGGTAAGTGGTGGTACGGCATCCTAATCGGCGCAATGTGTGTAATGATCCGTGTTGTTAACCCAGCATACCCAGAAGGCATGATGCTTGCGATCCTATTCGCAAACCTATTTGCCCCTCTGTTTGACCACGTTGTAATCGAGAAGAACATTAAGCGGAGACTAGCTCGCTATGGCAAGTAA
- a CDS encoding Na(+)-translocating NADH-quinone reductase subunit C — protein sequence MASNNDSIKKTLFVVIALSLVCSIVVSTAAVVLKPKQQANAVLDQQTKILEVAGIDLAGDIPALYEENIEPRLVDFATGDFVDGDAAAYDQRKAAKDPAQSIKLSAEEDVAKILRRANTGTVYLVKSGEETTKVIIPVHGNGLWSMMYAFVAVETDGNTVSGITYYEQGETPGLGGEVENPTWRAQFVGKKLFDENHKPAIKVVKGGAPEGSEHGVDGLSGATLTSVGVQHTFDFWLGEMGFGPFLAKVRDGGLN from the coding sequence ATGGCAAGTAATAACGATAGCATTAAAAAGACGCTGTTTGTTGTTATCGCGTTGAGTCTAGTGTGCTCAATCGTCGTTTCAACAGCTGCAGTTGTTCTTAAACCTAAGCAACAAGCTAACGCAGTTCTTGATCAGCAAACTAAGATCCTAGAAGTTGCAGGCATCGACCTAGCAGGCGACATTCCTGCGTTATACGAAGAGAACATCGAACCTCGTCTAGTTGATTTCGCTACTGGTGATTTCGTTGACGGCGATGCAGCTGCATACGACCAACGTAAAGCGGCAAAAGATCCAGCTCAGTCTATCAAGCTTTCAGCTGAAGAAGACGTAGCTAAGATCCTTCGTCGTGCTAACACTGGTACGGTTTATCTAGTTAAATCTGGTGAAGAAACGACTAAAGTTATCATCCCTGTTCACGGTAACGGCCTATGGTCAATGATGTACGCATTCGTTGCGGTAGAGACTGATGGCAACACAGTTTCTGGCATCACGTACTACGAGCAAGGTGAAACTCCAGGACTTGGTGGTGAAGTTGAGAACCCAACATGGCGTGCTCAATTCGTTGGTAAGAAACTATTCGACGAAAACCACAAGCCAGCTATCAAAGTTGTGAAAGGTGGCGCTCCTGAAGGTTCTGAGCACGGTGTTGATGGCCTTTCTGGTGCAACACTAACTAGCGTTGGTGTTCAACATACATTTGACTTCTGGTTAGGTGAAATGGGCTTTGGTCCGTTCCTAGCAAAAGTTCGTGACGGAGGTCTGAACTAA
- a CDS encoding NADH:ubiquinone reductase (Na(+)-transporting) subunit D produces the protein MSSAKDIKKSILAPVLDNNPIALQVLGVCSALAVTTKLETAFVMTIAVMFVTALSNFFVSLIRNHIPNSVRIIVQMAIIASLVIVVDQVLKAYLYDISKQLSVFVGLIITNCIVMGRAEAFAMKSEPIPSLIDGLGNGLGYGFVLITVGFFRELLGSGKLFGMEVLPLVSNGGWYQPNGLMLLAPSAFFLIGFLIWAIRTFKPEQVEAKG, from the coding sequence ATGTCTAGTGCAAAAGATATTAAAAAGAGCATCTTAGCGCCAGTATTGGACAACAACCCAATCGCGCTACAGGTTCTTGGTGTGTGTTCTGCTCTTGCGGTAACCACTAAACTAGAAACAGCATTTGTTATGACTATCGCAGTAATGTTTGTTACTGCTCTGTCTAACTTCTTCGTTTCTTTAATCCGTAACCACATTCCTAACAGTGTGCGTATCATCGTTCAGATGGCGATCATCGCATCACTTGTAATCGTGGTAGACCAAGTGCTTAAAGCATACCTATACGATATCTCTAAACAGCTATCTGTATTCGTAGGCCTAATCATTACTAACTGTATTGTAATGGGTCGTGCTGAAGCATTCGCAATGAAGTCTGAGCCAATCCCATCTCTAATCGATGGTCTTGGTAACGGTCTTGGTTACGGCTTCGTTCTTATCACTGTAGGTTTCTTCCGTGAGCTTCTAGGCTCAGGCAAGCTATTTGGTATGGAAGTACTACCTCTAGTGAGCAACGGTGGTTGGTATCAGCCAAACGGCTTGATGCTTCTAGCACCTTCTGCATTCTTCCTAATCGGCTTCTTGATTTGGGCGATTCGTACGTTCAAACCAGAGCAAGTAGAAGCGAAGGGGTAA
- the nqrE gene encoding NADH:ubiquinone reductase (Na(+)-transporting) subunit E — MEHYISLLVKSIFIENMALSFFLGMCTFLAVSKKVKTSFGLGVAVVVVLTIAVPVNNLVYTHILKENALVEGVDLSFLNFIAFIGVIAALVQILEMVLDRFFPPLYNALGIFLPLITVNCAIFGGVSFMVTRDYNFAESVVYGFGSGVGWMLAIVALAGIREKMKYSDVPPGLRGLGITFISVGLMALGFMSFSGVQL, encoded by the coding sequence ATGGAACATTATATTAGTCTGCTAGTTAAATCGATTTTCATCGAAAACATGGCGCTTTCTTTCTTCCTAGGTATGTGTACATTCCTAGCGGTATCTAAGAAAGTTAAAACTTCTTTTGGTCTTGGTGTTGCGGTAGTTGTAGTACTTACAATCGCTGTACCTGTAAACAACCTTGTTTACACGCACATTCTAAAAGAGAACGCGCTTGTTGAAGGTGTCGATTTAAGTTTCCTTAACTTCATCGCATTCATCGGTGTTATCGCGGCACTTGTACAAATCCTAGAGATGGTTCTTGACCGTTTCTTCCCACCTTTGTACAACGCACTAGGTATCTTCCTACCACTGATCACAGTTAACTGTGCAATCTTTGGTGGTGTATCTTTCATGGTAACGCGTGACTACAACTTCGCAGAATCTGTTGTGTACGGCTTCGGTTCTGGTGTGGGTTGGATGTTAGCTATCGTTGCACTTGCGGGTATCCGTGAGAAGATGAAGTACTCTGACGTACCTCCTGGTCTTCGTGGTCTTGGTATCACGTTCATCAGTGTTGGTCTAATGGCGTTAGGCTTTATGTCTTTCTCTGGTGTTCAACTGTAG
- the nqrF gene encoding NADH:ubiquinone reductase (Na(+)-transporting) subunit F: protein MQSIILGVAMFTIIVLALVLVILFAKSKLVPTGDITIAVNDDPSLAITTQPGGKLLGALAGAGVFVSSACGGGGSCGQCRVKIKSGGGDILPTELDHITKGEAREGERLACQVAMKTDMDIELPEEIFGVKKWECEVISNDNKATFIKELKLQIPDGESVPFRAGGYIQIEAPAHHIKYSDFDVPEEYREDWDKFNLFRYESKVDEDIIRAYSMANYPEEHGIIMLNVRIATPPPNNPDVPPGQMSSFIWSLKEGDKCTISGPFGEFFAKDTDAEMVFVGGGAGMAPMRSHIFDQLKRLNSTRKMSFWYGARSKREMFYVEDFDGLQAENDNFVWHCALSDPMPEDNWDGYTGFIHNVLYENYLKDHEAPEDCEYYMCGPPMMNAAVIGMLKDLGVEDENILLDDFGG, encoded by the coding sequence ATGCAAAGCATTATTCTTGGTGTAGCGATGTTTACCATCATTGTACTTGCACTGGTTTTAGTGATTCTTTTCGCTAAATCTAAGCTTGTACCTACAGGTGACATCACTATCGCTGTAAACGATGACCCATCTCTAGCAATCACGACACAACCGGGCGGTAAACTGCTTGGTGCTCTAGCTGGTGCTGGTGTATTCGTATCTTCTGCTTGTGGTGGCGGTGGCTCTTGTGGTCAGTGTCGCGTAAAAATTAAATCAGGCGGTGGCGACATCCTTCCAACTGAGCTTGACCACATTACTAAAGGTGAAGCGCGCGAAGGTGAACGTCTTGCATGTCAAGTTGCTATGAAAACTGACATGGATATCGAACTTCCTGAAGAGATCTTCGGTGTGAAGAAGTGGGAATGTGAAGTTATCTCTAACGATAACAAAGCAACCTTCATCAAAGAGCTTAAGCTGCAAATCCCTGATGGCGAATCAGTACCATTCCGTGCTGGTGGTTACATTCAGATTGAAGCGCCTGCTCACCACATCAAATATTCTGATTTCGATGTACCAGAAGAGTACCGCGAAGACTGGGACAAGTTTAACCTGTTCCGTTACGAGTCTAAGGTTGATGAAGATATCATCCGTGCATACTCAATGGCTAACTACCCAGAAGAACACGGTATTATTATGCTGAACGTGCGTATCGCTACGCCGCCGCCAAATAATCCTGATGTTCCACCGGGTCAAATGTCATCGTTCATCTGGTCTCTTAAAGAGGGCGACAAGTGTACTATCTCTGGTCCATTTGGTGAGTTCTTTGCGAAAGACACTGATGCTGAAATGGTATTCGTTGGTGGTGGTGCTGGTATGGCGCCAATGCGTTCACACATCTTCGACCAGCTTAAGCGTCTTAACTCAACTCGTAAGATGTCTTTCTGGTACGGTGCACGTTCTAAGCGTGAGATGTTCTACGTAGAAGACTTCGACGGCCTACAAGCTGAAAACGATAACTTCGTTTGGCACTGTGCTCTGTCTGATCCAATGCCAGAAGATAACTGGGATGGTTACACAGGCTTCATCCACAACGTACTGTACGAAAACTACCTGAAGGATCACGAAGCTCCTGAAGATTGTGAGTACTACATGTGTGGTCCACCGATGATGAACGCGGCTGTTATCGGCATGCTAAAAGATCTTGGTGTAGAAGATGAGAACATCCTTCTAGATGACTTCGGTGGTTAA
- a CDS encoding FAD:protein FMN transferase: MRIWLVALTSLLFLAGCEKPREQVHLNGPTMGTSYNIKYINSDDFPASDKVHAEIDRLLEEVNDQMSTYRKDSELSRFNQYEGGDAFEVSEQTATVVKEAIRLNGLTEGALDVTVGPLVNLWGFGPEARPEVVPTDEELAARKQKIGIHHLSVEGNKLTKDLPSLYVDLSTIAKGWGVDVLADYLDSIGIHNYMVEVGGEIRLKGLNRENVGWRIAIEKPSVEERTIQEIIEPGDMAIATSGDYRNYFERDGVRYSHIINPETGKPIHHKVVSVTVLAPSSMTADGLSTGLMVLGEVKGMEIANQHNIPAFMVVKTADGFEEIASEAFKPYLKK, translated from the coding sequence GTGAGAATTTGGCTTGTTGCATTAACTTCTCTACTGTTTTTGGCTGGCTGTGAAAAGCCACGAGAGCAAGTACATTTGAACGGTCCGACTATGGGCACGAGCTACAATATTAAGTACATCAATAGTGATGATTTTCCTGCATCAGACAAGGTGCACGCAGAGATCGATCGTCTGCTTGAAGAAGTGAATGATCAGATGTCGACATACCGCAAAGATTCCGAGTTAAGTCGCTTTAACCAGTATGAAGGTGGCGATGCGTTTGAAGTGTCTGAGCAAACGGCGACGGTTGTGAAAGAAGCGATTCGTTTGAACGGTCTTACTGAAGGTGCATTGGATGTGACAGTTGGGCCTTTGGTCAATCTTTGGGGCTTTGGCCCTGAAGCCCGCCCTGAAGTGGTTCCAACGGATGAAGAGCTGGCTGCACGCAAACAAAAAATTGGTATCCACCATCTAAGCGTAGAGGGCAACAAGCTGACGAAAGATCTGCCAAGTTTATACGTTGACCTTTCAACTATTGCGAAAGGTTGGGGTGTGGATGTACTGGCTGACTACCTAGACTCTATTGGCATTCACAACTACATGGTTGAAGTCGGTGGTGAGATTCGCTTGAAAGGTCTAAATCGTGAAAATGTTGGTTGGCGCATTGCGATTGAAAAGCCAAGCGTTGAAGAGCGTACGATTCAAGAGATCATTGAGCCAGGTGACATGGCTATTGCCACATCGGGTGATTACCGAAACTATTTTGAGCGTGATGGTGTTCGTTACTCACACATTATCAATCCAGAAACAGGTAAACCGATTCATCATAAAGTGGTATCAGTAACCGTGTTAGCCCCGTCTTCAATGACTGCAGATGGTTTATCTACTGGCCTTATGGTCTTAGGTGAGGTAAAAGGTATGGAAATCGCAAATCAACATAATATCCCAGCATTTATGGTGGTAAAAACAGCCGATGGCTTTGAAGAGATCGCCTCTGAAGCGTTCAAGCCATACTTAAAGAAATAA
- the nqrM gene encoding (Na+)-NQR maturation NqrM: MNTFIITFGVFLAVIAAMSIGYIIQKKVVKGSCGGLGAVGIDKVCNCPEPCDARKKREAREAYRAEKLAAREEKLAAWEKDRIA, encoded by the coding sequence ATGAATACATTTATTATTACATTTGGTGTTTTTCTAGCAGTGATTGCAGCAATGTCGATTGGCTACATCATCCAGAAGAAAGTGGTAAAAGGTAGCTGTGGTGGTCTTGGTGCGGTTGGTATCGATAAGGTATGTAACTGTCCTGAGCCTTGTGATGCGCGTAAGAAGCGTGAAGCTCGTGAAGCTTACCGTGCTGAGAAGTTAGCTGCACGTGAAGAGAAGCTCGCTGCATGGGAAAAAGACCGTATCGCTTAA
- a CDS encoding diguanylate cyclase translates to MTEKILVVEDSRAFRNYLHQQLTTSGFAVTLAESVQQAKEILEQETDFLCAVLDYCLPDGQDGEIVDLVLGYQQKIIVLTAMFSAALREQVLAKGVIDYILKDSKASVTYLLPLIQRITNNKNHKALVVDDSSVVRHYIVQLLEHQYIQTVQAVDGEQGLALLQSDPDITFVVTDHDMPNKDGITMIREIRQHYTRNELAILGLSGSDDRTLTAQFLKAGANDFLYKPFNQEEFFCRIHQLLDMKEANNELFRHANEDALTGLWNRRFLFNQACKGCDKRNIAMMDIDFFKKVNDTYGHDGGDAVLIAVGRIIKSFFKDDVAARFGGEEFCIQACGSFRDFIVRLEKMRMAIEQQVITHDDQQIQVTMSIGVTNIESDLDSQIKAADELLYQAKEQGRNQLVFERNN, encoded by the coding sequence TTGACTGAAAAAATACTGGTTGTTGAAGACAGTCGAGCCTTTAGAAACTACCTTCACCAACAGCTAACTACTAGCGGTTTTGCGGTGACGCTCGCCGAATCTGTCCAGCAGGCTAAAGAGATACTTGAACAGGAAACAGACTTTCTTTGCGCGGTATTAGACTATTGCCTGCCAGATGGACAAGATGGCGAAATCGTCGACTTGGTTCTTGGTTACCAACAGAAGATCATCGTACTGACTGCCATGTTCAGTGCAGCCCTACGTGAGCAAGTACTTGCTAAAGGTGTGATTGATTACATTCTAAAAGACAGTAAGGCGTCAGTGACGTATTTGCTACCTTTAATTCAACGCATTACTAACAACAAAAATCACAAAGCTCTGGTTGTCGACGACTCTTCAGTGGTGCGCCACTACATAGTGCAACTCCTCGAACACCAATACATCCAAACTGTTCAAGCTGTTGACGGTGAACAAGGCTTAGCTCTACTTCAAAGCGACCCCGATATTACGTTTGTCGTTACCGATCATGACATGCCCAATAAGGACGGCATCACCATGATTCGAGAAATTCGCCAACACTACACACGCAACGAACTGGCCATCTTAGGGCTGTCAGGAAGTGATGATCGCACATTAACCGCACAGTTCCTAAAAGCGGGCGCTAACGACTTTCTCTATAAGCCATTCAATCAAGAAGAGTTCTTCTGTCGTATTCACCAACTACTGGATATGAAAGAAGCCAACAATGAACTGTTCCGTCACGCCAATGAAGACGCGCTTACCGGATTATGGAATCGCCGATTCTTGTTCAATCAAGCTTGTAAAGGTTGCGATAAACGCAATATCGCAATGATGGATATCGACTTCTTTAAAAAAGTAAATGATACCTACGGTCATGATGGCGGCGACGCTGTATTAATTGCAGTTGGTCGAATCATTAAATCATTTTTCAAAGATGACGTGGCTGCTCGTTTTGGCGGCGAGGAGTTCTGTATTCAGGCTTGCGGATCATTTAGAGACTTTATCGTGCGTCTAGAAAAGATGAGAATGGCGATTGAACAGCAGGTCATAACTCATGACGATCAACAAATTCAAGTTACTATGAGTATTGGCGTCACCAACATTGAGTCCGACTTAGATAGTCAGATAAAAGCGGCTGATGAACTCTTATATCAAGCCAAAGAGCAAGGCCGCAATCAACTGGTGTTTGAAAGAAACAACTAA